Proteins found in one Oryza glaberrima chromosome 4, OglaRS2, whole genome shotgun sequence genomic segment:
- the LOC127771077 gene encoding uncharacterized protein LOC127771077 isoform X1: MFKFLSRLRPSQGNGIINGNNKKNDYDPQCDMSKEEIEWRCAQAEKVRQRMPQVEHQLRNELGKMRYYFLGDPSALKCWDLHMDNVHRAFSEKLPDSLSSPRYTPNSVLYKQLMKRKARPKTFACVLSGGWYKLKEVSRNKMVRRSLPLAGVAAVFVAGLAVGYTLGKEQEINET, encoded by the exons ATGTTCAAGTTCCTATCGCGCCTCCGTCCATCGCAAG GTAACGGCATCATTAATggcaataacaaaaaaaat GATTATGACCCCCAATGTGACATGAGCAAAGAGGAGATTGAATGGCGATGCGCTCAAGCAGAAAAAGTACGTCAGCGTATGCCGCAGGTGGAGCACCAGCTGAGGAACGAGTTGGGGAAGATGCGGTACTACTTCCTAGGTGACCCTTCTGCCCTAAAATGTTGGGATTTGCACATGGATAATGTCCATAGAGCATTTTCTGAGAAACTCCCAGACTCCCTTTCCTCACCTCGATATACCCCG AACTCTGTTTTATATAAGCAACTAATGAAGAGAAAGGCCCGGCCAAAGACTTTTGCTTGCGTGCTATCCGGCGGATGGTATAAGTTGAAAGAAGTTAGCAGGAACAAGATGGTGCGTAGATCTTTGCCATTAGCCGGTGTCGCTGCTGTATTTGTTGCTGGACTGGCCGTTGGATACACTTTAGGGAAGGAACAGGAGATCAATGAGACTTAA
- the LOC127771077 gene encoding uncharacterized protein LOC127771077 isoform X2 codes for MFKFLSRLRPSQGNGIINGNNKKNDYDPQCDMSKEEIEWRCAQAEKVRQRMPQVEHQLRNELGKMRYYFLELCFI; via the exons ATGTTCAAGTTCCTATCGCGCCTCCGTCCATCGCAAG GTAACGGCATCATTAATggcaataacaaaaaaaat GATTATGACCCCCAATGTGACATGAGCAAAGAGGAGATTGAATGGCGATGCGCTCAAGCAGAAAAAGTACGTCAGCGTATGCCGCAGGTGGAGCACCAGCTGAGGAACGAGTTGGGGAAGATGCGGTACTACTTCCTAG AACTCTGTTTTATATAA